Proteins encoded together in one Thermococcus gammatolerans EJ3 window:
- a CDS encoding DNA-directed DNA polymerase II large subunit, giving the protein MGDELYSPGMKAYFESLQREIDRAYEIARKARSQGKDPSLDVEVPQATDMAGRVESLVGPPGVAERIRVLVKEYGKELAALKVVDEIIEGKFGDLGSKERYAEQAVRTALAILTEGIVSAPLEGIADVKIKRNTWADNSEYLALYYAGPIRSSGGTAQALSVLVGDYVRKKLGLDRFKPSEEHIERMVEEIDLYHRAVTRLQYHPEADEVRLAMRNIPIEITGEETDKVEVSHRNVPGVETNHLRGGAILVLAEGVLQKAKKLVKYIDKMGVEGWDWIKEFVEAKEKGKSEEPKADESKAEDSGAREEITEKVEKGFYYELYERFKANIAPNKKYTKEIIGGRPLFAEPSENGGFRLRYGRSRVSGFATWSVNPATMLILDEFIAIGTQMKTERPGKGCIVTPATTVEGPIVKLKDGSVVRVDDYETALRVKNEIEEILYVGDALVNFGDFVENNQTLLPANYVEEWWVQELVKAIEELYEVELKPFSDNPREAIEEAAEYLEIDPDFLESLLRDPLRVRPSVELAIHLSKVLDIPFHPYYTLYWNTLKPEEVEELQRALLNAQIEWDEFRKLKFARKVILDNDPRIKRYLELLGLPHRLERTEDRRKVIVVDYPWSAALLTPLGNLEWEFKAKPFHTVIDIINENNPIKLRDRGISWIGARMGRPEKAKERKMKPPVQVLFPIGLAGGQSRDIKKAAEEGKTAKVEIAFFRCPKCGHVGPEHLCPVCGTRKELLWHCPKCNVDYPESEAKEFGFRCPRCDVELRPYAEREIKPSELLRRAMENVKVYGIDRLKGVKGMTSGYKMAEPLEKGLLRVKNDVYVFKDGTIRFDATDAPITHFKPKEIGVSVEKLRELGYTHDFEGKPLERDDQIVELKVQDIILSYEAGKYLLKVARFVDDLLEKFYGLPRFYNAEKMEDLIGHLVIGLAPHTSAGIIGRIIGFSDVLVGYAHPYYHAAKRRNCFPGDTRILVQIDGKPARITLRELYELFEGESYENMVYVRRKPKRDVKVYSFDPERGKVVLTDIEDVIKAPSTDHLIRFELELGRSFETTVDHPVLVYENGKFVEKRAFEVKEGELIGVYENDSIKPFKIERIKYVKPKDDFVFSLNAKSYHNVLINENVVTHQCDGDEDAVMLLLDALLNFSKYYLPEKRGGKMDAPLVVTTRLDPREVDSEVHNMDVVRYYPLEFYEATYEMKSPKEIKFIERVEDRLGKPEMYEGIKFTHDTDDIGLGPKMSLYKQLGDMVEKVERQLALAERIRAVDEHHVAETILNSHLIPDLRGNLRSFTRQEFRCVKCNTKYRRPPLTGRCPKCGGKIVLTVSKGAVEKYLPTAKMLVTRYNVKDYTRQRICLTEKDIKTLFETVLPEKQRTLLGFSADVCEKMIKERTGSSNGKNGYLDGFNGKNGKVGKAKTSKEVEKKNDAESRTKKKPSENLKKEVKKEKAKAKRKKRISLDEFFGS; this is encoded by the coding sequence ATGGGGGATGAGCTCTACTCACCCGGGATGAAGGCTTACTTCGAATCACTCCAGAGGGAGATTGACAGGGCCTATGAGATAGCAAGAAAAGCTCGCTCTCAGGGAAAAGACCCAAGCCTCGACGTTGAGGTTCCCCAAGCAACCGATATGGCCGGCCGTGTTGAGAGCCTCGTGGGTCCGCCGGGCGTCGCCGAGAGGATCAGGGTTCTTGTGAAGGAGTACGGCAAGGAATTGGCTGCGCTGAAGGTTGTTGATGAAATCATCGAGGGCAAGTTTGGCGACCTTGGGAGCAAGGAGCGCTATGCTGAGCAGGCCGTCAGAACTGCCCTCGCGATACTCACCGAGGGTATAGTCTCAGCTCCGCTCGAGGGAATAGCTGATGTAAAAATCAAGCGCAACACCTGGGCCGACAACAGCGAGTACCTGGCCCTCTACTACGCCGGCCCGATAAGGAGTTCCGGCGGAACCGCTCAAGCTTTAAGCGTCCTCGTCGGCGACTACGTGAGGAAAAAGCTTGGCCTCGACCGCTTCAAGCCGAGCGAGGAGCATATAGAGAGGATGGTCGAGGAGATAGACCTCTATCATAGAGCCGTTACGAGACTGCAGTATCACCCAGAGGCCGATGAGGTAAGGCTCGCGATGAGGAACATCCCCATTGAGATAACCGGTGAAGAGACCGATAAGGTGGAAGTGAGTCACAGGAACGTTCCCGGTGTCGAGACCAACCACCTGCGCGGTGGAGCGATTCTCGTTTTGGCGGAGGGTGTCCTCCAGAAGGCGAAAAAGCTCGTCAAGTACATAGACAAGATGGGCGTGGAAGGCTGGGACTGGATAAAGGAGTTCGTGGAGGCCAAAGAGAAGGGCAAATCCGAGGAACCCAAGGCCGACGAATCCAAGGCCGAAGATTCCGGAGCGAGGGAGGAAATCACCGAGAAGGTCGAGAAGGGCTTCTACTACGAGCTCTACGAGAGGTTTAAAGCCAACATCGCCCCCAACAAGAAGTACACGAAGGAGATAATCGGTGGCAGGCCCCTCTTTGCCGAGCCTTCAGAGAACGGTGGCTTCCGCCTGCGCTACGGAAGGAGTCGCGTCAGCGGTTTCGCGACGTGGAGCGTTAACCCGGCCACCATGCTAATCCTCGACGAGTTCATAGCGATAGGAACGCAGATGAAGACCGAGAGGCCTGGGAAGGGCTGTATCGTTACCCCCGCAACCACTGTTGAGGGGCCAATAGTCAAGCTCAAGGACGGGAGCGTCGTACGGGTTGACGACTACGAGACGGCTCTTAGGGTTAAAAACGAAATTGAGGAGATTCTCTACGTCGGAGATGCCCTCGTGAACTTCGGCGACTTCGTTGAGAACAACCAGACGCTTTTGCCGGCCAACTACGTCGAGGAATGGTGGGTTCAGGAGCTGGTGAAGGCAATCGAGGAACTCTACGAAGTCGAGCTCAAGCCCTTCTCCGACAACCCGCGCGAGGCAATAGAAGAGGCCGCCGAGTACCTCGAAATAGACCCCGATTTCCTTGAGAGTCTTTTGAGAGACCCGCTCCGCGTCAGGCCGAGCGTCGAGCTGGCGATACACCTCTCAAAGGTTCTGGACATACCCTTCCACCCCTACTACACCCTCTACTGGAACACGCTGAAGCCTGAGGAAGTGGAGGAACTCCAGAGGGCTTTGCTAAACGCCCAAATCGAGTGGGACGAGTTCAGGAAGCTGAAGTTCGCGAGGAAGGTAATCCTTGACAACGACCCCAGAATCAAGCGCTACCTCGAGCTCCTCGGCCTGCCCCACAGGCTCGAGAGGACAGAGGACAGGAGGAAGGTCATCGTCGTTGACTACCCGTGGAGCGCCGCTCTGCTCACGCCTCTCGGCAACCTTGAGTGGGAGTTCAAGGCTAAGCCGTTCCACACGGTCATTGATATAATCAACGAGAACAACCCGATAAAGCTCCGCGACAGGGGAATAAGCTGGATAGGGGCCAGAATGGGCAGACCCGAGAAGGCCAAGGAGAGGAAAATGAAGCCCCCTGTTCAGGTGCTCTTCCCGATTGGCCTCGCTGGCGGGCAGAGCAGGGACATTAAGAAGGCCGCTGAGGAGGGCAAGACCGCCAAGGTCGAGATAGCCTTCTTCAGGTGCCCGAAGTGCGGACACGTTGGCCCCGAGCACCTCTGCCCCGTCTGTGGGACGAGGAAGGAGCTCCTCTGGCACTGCCCCAAGTGCAACGTTGATTATCCTGAAAGCGAGGCTAAGGAGTTCGGCTTCCGCTGTCCGCGCTGTGACGTCGAGCTGAGGCCCTACGCTGAGAGGGAAATAAAGCCCTCCGAACTGCTCAGAAGGGCAATGGAGAACGTCAAGGTCTACGGCATCGACAGGCTCAAGGGCGTCAAGGGTATGACCTCCGGCTACAAAATGGCCGAGCCCCTTGAAAAGGGCCTCCTGAGGGTTAAGAACGACGTTTACGTTTTCAAGGACGGCACAATCCGCTTCGACGCCACCGACGCCCCGATAACCCACTTCAAGCCGAAGGAGATAGGGGTCAGCGTTGAAAAGCTTCGCGAACTTGGCTACACCCACGACTTCGAGGGCAAGCCCCTTGAACGGGACGACCAGATAGTCGAGCTGAAGGTTCAGGACATAATCCTCTCCTACGAGGCGGGTAAATACCTTCTCAAGGTCGCGCGCTTCGTTGATGACCTGCTTGAGAAGTTCTACGGTCTGCCGAGGTTCTACAACGCCGAGAAGATGGAAGACCTGATAGGCCACCTCGTCATCGGTTTAGCACCCCACACCTCGGCCGGAATCATCGGCAGGATAATCGGCTTCTCCGACGTTTTGGTCGGCTACGCGCACCCGTATTATCATGCGGCGAAGAGGAGGAACTGCTTCCCTGGTGATACGAGAATTTTAGTTCAGATTGATGGAAAACCCGCGAGGATAACGCTCCGCGAGCTCTACGAGCTGTTTGAAGGGGAAAGCTACGAGAACATGGTCTACGTGAGACGGAAGCCGAAGAGGGACGTTAAGGTTTACTCTTTCGACCCCGAGAGAGGGAAGGTCGTTCTCACCGATATCGAGGACGTTATAAAAGCTCCAAGCACCGACCACCTGATTCGCTTCGAGCTCGAACTCGGGAGGAGCTTCGAAACGACCGTCGACCACCCGGTTCTCGTCTACGAAAATGGGAAGTTCGTGGAAAAGAGGGCCTTCGAGGTGAAGGAAGGGGAGTTAATTGGAGTTTATGAGAATGACTCCATAAAACCATTCAAAATTGAACGCATTAAATACGTCAAGCCTAAAGATGACTTTGTGTTCTCATTGAACGCTAAAAGCTACCATAATGTACTAATAAATGAGAATGTTGTAACACATCAATGCGACGGAGATGAGGACGCTGTCATGCTCCTCCTCGATGCGCTACTAAACTTCAGCAAGTATTACCTCCCAGAGAAGCGCGGCGGTAAAATGGACGCACCGCTGGTCGTCACCACGAGGCTCGACCCGCGCGAGGTTGACAGCGAGGTCCACAACATGGATGTCGTCCGCTATTATCCCCTCGAATTCTATGAGGCCACCTACGAGATGAAATCGCCGAAGGAAATCAAGTTCATCGAGCGCGTTGAAGACCGCCTTGGAAAGCCCGAGATGTACGAGGGGATAAAGTTCACTCACGATACGGACGATATAGGCCTGGGCCCGAAGATGAGCCTGTACAAACAGCTCGGCGACATGGTCGAGAAGGTCGAGAGACAGCTCGCTTTAGCTGAGCGGATTCGCGCGGTCGATGAGCACCACGTGGCTGAGACGATACTCAACTCCCACCTGATTCCCGACCTAAGGGGCAACCTGAGGAGCTTCACGAGACAGGAGTTCCGTTGCGTGAAGTGCAACACGAAATACAGGAGGCCGCCCCTTACCGGCCGCTGTCCGAAGTGCGGTGGAAAAATCGTCCTGACGGTTAGCAAAGGCGCGGTGGAAAAGTACCTGCCCACTGCAAAGATGCTGGTCACCCGCTATAACGTCAAGGACTACACGAGGCAGAGGATTTGCCTGACCGAGAAGGACATAAAGACGCTCTTCGAGACCGTTTTGCCCGAAAAGCAGAGGACTTTGCTCGGCTTCTCTGCGGACGTCTGCGAGAAGATGATTAAGGAGAGGACTGGTTCTTCCAACGGAAAGAACGGCTACCTCGACGGCTTCAACGGAAAGAACGGGAAGGTGGGGAAAGCGAAGACTAGCAAAGAGGTTGAAAAGAAGAATGATGCAGAATCCCGGACAAAGAAAAAGCCCTCGGAGAACCTCAAGAAGGAAGTCAAGAAGGAGAAGGCGAAGGCCAAGAGGAAGAAGCGCATAAGCCTCGACGAGTTCTTCGGGAGTTGA